One stretch of Chryseobacterium fluminis DNA includes these proteins:
- a CDS encoding class I lanthipeptide: MHKIKLTKGLQINKEQISKLQEEQMTSLKGGTNSLQAAAQSCGQCSCGGNTVVKTRIA; encoded by the coding sequence ATGCACAAAATCAAATTAACCAAAGGTTTACAGATCAACAAAGAACAAATCAGCAAACTGCAGGAAGAGCAGATGACCAGCCTTAAAGGGGGAACCAACAGCCTACAGGCGGCGGCTCAGTCTTGCGGACAGTGTTCTTGCGGTGGAAACACTGTGGTAAAAACAAGAATTGCTTAA
- a CDS encoding class I lanthipeptide, whose amino-acid sequence MHKIKLTKGLQINKEQISKLQEEQMNSLKGGTNSLQAAAQSCGQCSCGGNTVVKTRIA is encoded by the coding sequence ATGCACAAAATCAAATTAACCAAAGGTTTACAGATCAACAAAGAGCAAATCAGCAAACTGCAGGAAGAGCAGATGAACAGCCTTAAAGGAGGAACCAACAGCCTACAGGCGGCGGCTCAGTCTTGCGGACAGTGTTCTTGCGGTGGAAACACAGTGGTAAAAACAAGAATTGCTTAA